In Brassica napus cultivar Da-Ae chromosome C2, Da-Ae, whole genome shotgun sequence, the sequence AgccgtaattttttttaaatagatagTCAGAAAAATTATTGTACCATAACAGTGAATTCCAGATAATTGAAAGTTAGATTTCTCATTATCGTTAACATGCTATCAAACAAGTTACACATCCAACTACAAGGAGTTTCGATATATTGTTAAAACTATAGTGTAGGGGTATCATAATTTatagttaatattattattaacatGTTCATTATTGTGTTAGCCATCCAAAAAATGTGGTAACTATCCACGAGGAAAACTGGACATCTGATAATTGACTTATATTTCTTCTCCATCTACCAGACTTAGGCTTAAGGAAATTGTATATAAGGTTTAGTGTATCGTAATATAGTGTCAAGGGTTTATGATCAATGGTTAAGGGTCTTAGGTGTTGATGTTGGGTTTAAGGCTTATGGTATTGATTTAGGGTTCAGGGTATTTTGTTGAGGgtttattgtgtttttttagggcttagggtttatgatttggttagggtttatgatttctATGTACGATTTACTGTATTGTATTATAGTGGTAAGAGGTTataatcaattgtttagggtcTAAGGTGTTGCTATTGGGTTTAAGGCTAATGgtattgatttagggtttaggcttcaagatttagggtttagggtttagattttacggtttatggtttatattttggcagagtttagggtttatgatttttttttagtatatatGGCTTTTTAAGGATTTTGTGATTGTAAAACAGCCAAACTTGTACATATTAAGTTAATTTGTTACATACACAGTTACAAGGAAGCTTAACCATGCAAAACAATCCTTAACCACACTAAAATTTCAGATAACAATCTTCTCGAACCCAAAAAAACAATGGCGTTCAAACACCATCAACCGTTACAAAAAGTTTAGCCTCCCAAAACCAACTGAACCCGAgttaaattttacaataaccATCTTCCACGATCTAAAAACATAGGTGATAAAGTGTATTGGCATTAGTAGATGGCTGTAGTTTGGATAGTTATGCAGTCCAATCCCTACAAagaataagaaatagaaatgtaATGAACATAACTTACAATATCTAGGCTTATTTAGGAAAAGAATGCATAGCAGTATTTTCcttctaaatttatatttacatggatattttttttttattaactgtCCAATTGTATTACTTAAATAATATGTACATACCAATCCACCTATCTCCTGAGATCAAAAAATTTAATGCAAATATAAGTAATGAATATCTTATAGTGTCGCCATATTTCTCAAATTTTGAACAGATTGAAAGGCTATATACATCTCTTTCAAACTACTATGTGAAAGAACATATATTTCATAGGAAAAAATTAAGAGAACTCATTCTTTGTAAATGCAACCATATACACTATTAAGTATCATTCGCCATGTATGTAATGCAACCCCAGCCACCAATAGATATACATAGGTAAATTGATGTCCAACTAATATATATCGTAGATGGTCTAACAAAATTGTTATCTGGCCACTATTATATTTATCCATCCTACTAAATATTTAACACTAGCGAAAAGGATTACCTTCTTAGCTTTGTTCTTAACTGCCCCCCTCCCCATCGTTTCCCTTTCCAAGGTTTTGATTGATAGGTCAAGCTCGGTGATTTGATATTTGTATGGTTTCAATTTCTCGATTAAGTTTGTTAGGACAAGATTATGATGGTGAAACATATCTTCTTAGGTTTGTATATTCATTAAAAGGATGAAAAAAATTTTGACGATGAAGATTGaggtaaaagaagaagaagacggtgATAGAGAGAAGTAGGAGGAAAagaattgtttttgaaaaataattgtttACTTTTGTtgtatgtttaaattttaaaaaaaaaatcttttaaagatTATCAAATCTCGTACAATCTTAAGCAAATCCTATAAGATATATTGTGTCAGATGTGTCAGCTACTAAGCCTACCTCTCTTCTATCCCGAGTCGCCAAGCTTCAAggttaaattttcatttttctcaaGCTGTTTACTGTGACATAAATTTTCATCTTTCTCAAGCTGTTTACTGTGACACGTATGCATAATTTTTCCTGTGTTGGTACtcagctaatttttttttttttgtacttagCTAATTTAGTCATCTTCCTTTGTTTTTTACCTAACTAGCcctaaaaaaaagattttctccaaatataaaatttcttctttttatttataggTACCCATTAATCAATGGACAAAAGTTAGGTTCACCTTCTAAAGTGAATCTTTAAATTCATCACCCCTCTTATAACCAATCAAAGTGTCAGCtacattattaataaaaatattaattttttaaaaaaatgaaaaataattgaaaaaaaaaatgatgccactaacgaaaccctaaatcttaaattctaaaccctaaatcctaaacccaaactctagaTCATAAATCCAAACCTTATaccataaacccaaatcctaaaccataaaccataaacccaaacctaTATCATAAACCtgaatcctagaccctaaacccaaaccgtaaaccttaaatgCAAAAGGTTTGAATTTGAGTTTAAGGTTTactgtttggtttggtttagggtctaagatttttgtttgggtttagagattacggtttgggtttaggatctaggatttaggtttacaagggtttaggatttgagtttatagtatagggttttggtttagggtatagggtatgggtttagtatttaggggttagatttagatttagggttttgttaGGCCAAATTCTCTGGTATGATAATGGACCTGTTCACATTTTCTAACACTACTAAAGATTGGAGGTCGGTGAGATTACTGATGAAAAAGGGAGTTCACCTATTAGTACCGGGTTGGATCTGTTCTCAAGGGTCTCCAAGTTCTTTGAGAGATCCAACCACATTTCACCTGAGATTGGAGCTAGATATTGGTTTGGTGATGTGAAGCAACTGAAAAGAGAAAGAATCTTAGGGTGGTTGAGATCAAAGAATTGTGGTCTGAAAATCTAAGAAACAAATGTAATCATGGTAAGACCCTACAGATAAGCCGTAGTCCTCGTCTCcttttaacaattttgtgtttgggctttttttttttttgttgggagACTTTCagttaaacataataaaaaaaaaggatgacAGGTCCATGGCAATGACTTATGTAATATTGGAATCTGGTTTGGTTTCCTTGAACACCAGCACTATTTCAATCAAAGCCCTTAGTTTCCAAGAGTACacaatttcttttgtttcactTGCttgaaaaagaaagtaaagTTCAAAAATCAACAACAACATAACAAGATGTTTTTTCCTCTCTGAAAAATCCTACTTGTGGGATAGTTTCGTCTCAGAGGGAGAAAATGAGATTAGGTTGTGAAAAAGACCCAAATCTTCTTTCCTATGGAAGCCTCCCCTGGGTGTTCTGTTtctgcatcttcttcttcaatttcTTCTTCGTTCTCCTCTTGGATGATGCTGAAAGTCCCATCATCCTCTTCGCCACCATGCTCTTTTCCTTCACCGCTGCCTCCTGCCTCTAACTGTGGATCCTCTTGGACTGGTCTCTTTCCAGTATTTTTATCCTTGAACTCAGCCTCTGCTTCAACCTTTATAAAAACCATTTCTCAGAATTAAGTAAAATTAACATACCCACATGTTCCCCTTCAGACAGAAAGAAAGATGATCTAGTCTGATGTTTCAGAGGTTCATACCTTAACAATCTCCTTCTGTGTTACAGCCTCCACTAATGTTTCAGCTTTTCCGTTTTCCCTATTCTCACCTTGCGGTGGAGTAAGATTATCCTTGGGACTTGGCAGTGTTCTGATATCACCATTGACATTCTCTTGTTTCTCCACGGCAGCTGTTGATTCTTGTGCTTTATCCTCTTCTGTTCCTACACTGAAAACGACATTCCACACGTATATAAGTTTCATAAGTACTAAGTTTCCAATTAGAAAAAAAGCAGGAGCTTACTTTCTATGTCTCCTGAGATGATATCGGCTTTGCGCAGGTGCCAGAGAGACAGGAACAGCCGTctgtcttttcttcttcttacgtCCACCAGTTGCGACGCTGTCTACATCTTCATCGCTATCACCATCCGCTTGTTCACTTTCTGTGATTCTAGAACCCTGTTCTCGTTGTCGCTTCCTTGgaactttcaaatcagatggTTTTGAATCACTAGTTGCTTGCGATCCTCCTCTGACAGACATGCCCCTACCTCTACCACGTCTAGGTTTATAGCTCTTTATCTCTGATTGCAGCGAAACTTCAGCACCTTTACTTTCTGAGAAACTAGCAGATGGTTCATGATCATTGCCTGCCGCTGTATCCACAGAATCATCAGGTAGCGACGATTCTGGAGCCATAGCCGAAGCGAGTTTCCCAATAAAAGATGTACTCTTTCTATCATTGCCATCTTCAACATCAGGTACTCGTTCAGAGTTTATAAACTTGTGGAATGGTATTCTACAGGTACTGCAGAGGTCAACTTTCTTCAGCAATACTGCGAAGCGATCCTTTGAACGATACAGATCATCTCGTTGCTCCTTCAAAGAGATTCTAAGTGCATCTACATCAGCCACGTCCTTGTATAACTCATCATGAAGTTTCTTCAACTGCTTCTTTTCCACAGATATTTCGTCTCTTTCCTTCTTTAGAGCAAACTTCTCGTATTCCAGTTCTTCCATTTCTTTCAGAGCCAGCTTCTTTGCGCAActgatgttttcattaatcgtCACTTTGCCTTCAAGTGATTCTTTCTTCATTTTGACATCATCCAACACCCTTGATATTTGCAAACTTCTTAACTTCTCCTTTTCTTCAGCAACTTCCTTTTGCTCTCTAGCTATATCAGCCTTCTTCTCATCCAAAGCTTCCCACTCTTTCTCGAATCTTCCCTTGTCTTGTTTCAATTCTTCGCGTTCTTTCAAGAGCAACTCACCCTCTTGCTTAACTCTATCTATCTGCTGCTTTAGTTCAGACTGCTGCCTTATAAACTCGAGTCTCTCTTCTTTTGTAATCCTGAGGCTTTCATTCTCTTCACGAATCCTTGACTCCTGCTTTGTTGTCTCGGCTCCGATCTCTTCAATCTCATCTTTGAGTTTACGCAGACTTTCCTTATCTTCTAGCAATCGCTCGTTTTCCACGTGCAGCTTTTTCTCTTCGGTTTTtagaacttcttctttttccttcacAGCTTTCAGTCTTGCTTCGAgatccttctctttctccttcacTCTCTCTTCCATTTTTTCTAAAGCTCTCTCTGTCTTCCCCAACTGCTCTTCCTTGTGGCTGATCTCAACTTGCAGCTTCTCGATTTCACCTCTCTTTTTCTCAAGTTCTTCATCAAGGGATATCCTCCTCTGTTCGAGCTCCATTTCAAACTCCTGCATTCTGGAATCTAGAACACCCTTCTGATCATCAAGGAGCTTCCCTATCTCCATCTGTTCAAAATTTAATCAACGTGTCACTTCTCTATGGATCATACTATACATTTTAGCACTTAGCAGATATAAATCTAAGAACAATGTAACCTGTAACTCCCTCCGTATACAAACTCTAATTTTACTTAAGCATGTAAGTTGTTCCAATGAGTTATTAGTTTCAGTAGCATCAACATGGTATCTCCAATAAACCTCACCACAATTTAATAAAAGTTTCTAAACCCAAACTCCGTATACATACTCTAATTTTACAGGTTACATT encodes:
- the LOC106357605 gene encoding protein CROWDED NUCLEI 3, with product MFTPQRNQFPATDRKGKAVAFADEITTPSPPLGRFGSLSAVDDWRRFKEVGMLDEASLERKDLDALIEKNLKLEKELFDYQHNMGLLLIEKKKWTSGNEELQQAFDEANEILKRERTSSLIALSESEKREDSLRKALISEKQFVAELERDLKYLQQEHTEVKSTSEAKLAEANALVMGIKEKALEVDKERAIAEEKLSVINRKSSELERKLKDVETREKVLQRERLSLATEREAHEAVFYKQREDLQEWEKKLTVEEDRLSEVKKSINHTEERSIESERAIKKKEKSLEEMQRKIDTAKSELKEREESIKMMLNDLSMKEKDFEAMKTKVDMKEKELREIEEKLVVREQMEIGKLLDDQKGVLDSRMQEFEMELEQRRISLDEELEKKRGEIEKLQVEISHKEEQLGKTERALEKMEERVKEKEKDLEARLKAVKEKEEVLKTEEKKLHVENERLLEDKESLRKLKDEIEEIGAETTKQESRIREENESLRITKEERLEFIRQQSELKQQIDRVKQEGELLLKEREELKQDKGRFEKEWEALDEKKADIAREQKEVAEEKEKLRSLQISRVLDDVKMKKESLEGKVTINENISCAKKLALKEMEELEYEKFALKKERDEISVEKKQLKKLHDELYKDVADVDALRISLKEQRDDLYRSKDRFAVLLKKVDLCSTCRIPFHKFINSERVPDVEDGNDRKSTSFIGKLASAMAPESSLPDDSVDTAAGNDHEPSASFSESKGAEVSLQSEIKSYKPRRGRGRGMSVRGGSQATSDSKPSDLKVPRKRQREQGSRITESEQADGDSDEDVDSVATGGRKKKKRQTAVPVSLAPAQSRYHLRRHRNVGTEEDKAQESTAAVEKQENVNGDIRTLPSPKDNLTPPQGENRENGKAETLVEAVTQKEIVKVEAEAEFKDKNTGKRPVQEDPQLEAGGSGEGKEHGGEEDDGTFSIIQEENEEEIEEEDAETEHPGEASIGKKIWVFFTT